The proteins below are encoded in one region of Corvus hawaiiensis isolate bCorHaw1 chromosome 3, bCorHaw1.pri.cur, whole genome shotgun sequence:
- the CD93 gene encoding complement component C1q receptor isoform X1, translated as MATLRPLLLLLPLLLPLARGSGAEEAAVLCAGSACYTLHRDESAWKSAQERCRRDGGNLAAVGSAREAERLRELLATARWAGPAWLGLALPRGHCVRPHEPLRGFSWVAGGEPGNFSEWAAEPAVTCVSSRCVALRPPGPHGAGGWTDRPCRSPLPAFLCKFSFQGMCGPLPLAGRARVTYSTPFGVRSAHLAAAPFGTLAEVQCDGGGGDGGRGSPFAVCKGPLAGGGFAWHPPGPLCPVTCGHRNGGCQQLCVEAAGESPRCACHPGYALAADMASCVPEDSCHPSPCQGSCRTLPSGFECGCEPGFALAPDGRACLDVDECESGPCQHRCHNTPGGFQCHCQPGYRPAGPAGRQCHDVDECAQPHACPQLCINIPGSFRCACRPGFQRQPGGDSCLDVDECLRDPCPGACRNFPGGYECLCPPGSRRDEDGHGCRPGEAIPSSIPQTSSSIPQSSGSIPQNSSIIPQSSGIIPQTSDIPRSSGIPRTTRVPWTTSTPRTPGMPTAGSGGGSDEHSADGPRLLLYYIVGSLVAILLLLAFALALVACRRRAARREKPAAKSAADNYCWVPEQPESRGERR; from the coding sequence ATGGCCACGCTCcggccgctgctgctgctgctgccgctgctgctgccgctggcgcggggcagcggggccgaGGAGGCGGCGGTGCTGTGCGCCGGCAGCGCCTGCTACACCCTGCACCGGGACGAGAGCGCCTGGAAAAGCGCCCAGGAGCGCTGCCGCCGGGACGGCGGCAACCTGGCGGCGGTGGGCAGCGCCCGCGAGGCCGAGCggctgcgggagctgctggCCACGGCCCGCTgggccggcccggcctggcTCGGGCTCGCCCTGCCCAGGGGTCACTGCGTGCGGCCGCACGAGCCGCTGCGAGGCTTCTCCTGGGTGGCCGGAGGGGAGCCGGGCAACTTCTCGGAGTGGGCGGCGGAGCCGGCGGTCACCTGCGTGAGCTCCCGCTGCGTGGCCCTGCGGCCGCCCGGCCCGCACGGCGCCGGGGGCTGGACGGACCGGCCGTGCCGCAGCCCGCTCCCGGCTTTCCTGTGCAAGTTCAGCTTCCAGGGAATGTGCGGGCCGCTGCCGCTGGCGGGGCGCGCCAGGGTCACCTACAGCACCCCGTTCGGCGTGCGCAGCGCCCACCTGGCCGCCGCGCCCTTCGGCACGCTGGCCGAGGTGCAGTgcgacggcggcggcggcgacggCGGCCGGGGCTCGCCCTTCGCCGTCTGCAAGGGGCCGCTGGCCGGGGGCGGCTTCGCCTGGCACCCGCCGGGTCCCCTGTGCCCGGTCACCTGCGGCCACCGCAACGGcggctgccagcagctctgcgtCGAGGCGGCCGGCGAGTCCCCGCGCTGCGCCTGCCACCCCGGCTACGCGCTGGCCGCCGACATGGCCTCCTGCGTTCCCGAGGATTCCTGCCACCCCAGTCCCTGCCAGGGATCCTGCCGGACGCTGCCCAGCGGCTTCGAGTGCGGCTGCGAGCCTGGGTTCGCCCTGGCACCCGACGGACGCGCCTGCTTGGATGTGGACGAGTGCGAGTCGGGGCCGTGCCAGCACCGGTGCCACAACACTCCCGGCGGCTTCCAGTGCCACTGCCAGCCCGGCTACCGCCCCGCGGGGCCCGCTGGCCGCCAGTGCCACGACGTGGACGAGTGTGCTCAGCCCCACGCGTGCCCGCAGCTCTGCATCAACATTCCCGGCTCCTTCCGCTGCGCCTGCCGGCCCGGCTTCCAGCGGCAGCCGGGAGGCGATTCCTGCCTGGATGTGGACGAGTGCCTGCGGGATCCGTGTCCCGGCGCCTGCCGCAACTTCCCCGGCGGCTACGAGTGCCTGTGCCCGCCTGGCTCCCGCCGGGATGAGGATGGGCACGGCTGCAGGCCCGGAGAGGCGATCCCAAGCAGCATCCCGCAGACCTCCAGCAGCATCCCGCAGAGCTCCGGCAGCATCCCGCAGAATTCCAGCATCATCCCGCAGAGCTCCGGCATCATCCCACAGACCTCCGACATCCCGCGGAGCTCCGGCATCCCACGCACCACACGCGTCCCATGGACCACGAGCACCCCGCGGACTCCGGGAATGCCCACGGCGGGATCGGGAGGCGGCTCGGACGAGCACAGCGCAGACGGGCCGCGGCTGCTGCTCTATTACATCGTGGGCAGCCTGGTggccatcctgctcctgctggcgtTCGCCCTGGCGCTCGTGGCTTGTAGGAGAAGGGCGGCCAGGAGGGAGAAGCCGGCGGCCAAAAGCGCGGCCGATAATTATTGCTGGGTGCCCGAGCAGCCCGAGAGCCGCGGGGAGCGCAGGTAG
- the CD93 gene encoding complement component C1q receptor isoform X2, with amino-acid sequence MATLRPLLLLLPLLLPLARGSGAEEAAVLCAGSACYTLHRDESAWKSAQERCRRDGGNLAAVGSAREAERLRELLATARWAGPAWLGLALPRGHCVRPHEPLRGFSWVAGGEPGNFSEWAAEPAVTCVSSRCVALRPPGPHGAGGWTDRPCRSPLPAFLCKFSFQGMCGPLPLAGRARVTYSTPFGVRSAHLAAAPFGTLAEVQCDGGGGDGGRGSPFAVCKGPLAGGGFAWHPPGPLCPVTCGHRNGGCQQLCVEAAGESPRCACHPGYALAADMASCVPEDSCHPSPCQGSCRTLPSGFECGCEPGFALAPDGRACLDVDECESGPCQHRCHNTPGGFQCHCQPGYRPAGPAGRQCHDVDECAQPHACPQLCINIPGSFRCACRPGFQRQPGGDSCLDVDECLRDPCPGACRNFPGGYECLCPPGSRRDEDGHGCRPGEAIPSSIPQTSSSIPQSSGSIPQNSSIIPRSSGIPRTTRVPWTTSTPRTPGMPTAGSGGGSDEHSADGPRLLLYYIVGSLVAILLLLAFALALVACRRRAARREKPAAKSAADNYCWVPEQPESRGERR; translated from the exons ATGGCCACGCTCcggccgctgctgctgctgctgccgctgctgctgccgctggcgcggggcagcggggccgaGGAGGCGGCGGTGCTGTGCGCCGGCAGCGCCTGCTACACCCTGCACCGGGACGAGAGCGCCTGGAAAAGCGCCCAGGAGCGCTGCCGCCGGGACGGCGGCAACCTGGCGGCGGTGGGCAGCGCCCGCGAGGCCGAGCggctgcgggagctgctggCCACGGCCCGCTgggccggcccggcctggcTCGGGCTCGCCCTGCCCAGGGGTCACTGCGTGCGGCCGCACGAGCCGCTGCGAGGCTTCTCCTGGGTGGCCGGAGGGGAGCCGGGCAACTTCTCGGAGTGGGCGGCGGAGCCGGCGGTCACCTGCGTGAGCTCCCGCTGCGTGGCCCTGCGGCCGCCCGGCCCGCACGGCGCCGGGGGCTGGACGGACCGGCCGTGCCGCAGCCCGCTCCCGGCTTTCCTGTGCAAGTTCAGCTTCCAGGGAATGTGCGGGCCGCTGCCGCTGGCGGGGCGCGCCAGGGTCACCTACAGCACCCCGTTCGGCGTGCGCAGCGCCCACCTGGCCGCCGCGCCCTTCGGCACGCTGGCCGAGGTGCAGTgcgacggcggcggcggcgacggCGGCCGGGGCTCGCCCTTCGCCGTCTGCAAGGGGCCGCTGGCCGGGGGCGGCTTCGCCTGGCACCCGCCGGGTCCCCTGTGCCCGGTCACCTGCGGCCACCGCAACGGcggctgccagcagctctgcgtCGAGGCGGCCGGCGAGTCCCCGCGCTGCGCCTGCCACCCCGGCTACGCGCTGGCCGCCGACATGGCCTCCTGCGTTCCCGAGGATTCCTGCCACCCCAGTCCCTGCCAGGGATCCTGCCGGACGCTGCCCAGCGGCTTCGAGTGCGGCTGCGAGCCTGGGTTCGCCCTGGCACCCGACGGACGCGCCTGCTTGGATGTGGACGAGTGCGAGTCGGGGCCGTGCCAGCACCGGTGCCACAACACTCCCGGCGGCTTCCAGTGCCACTGCCAGCCCGGCTACCGCCCCGCGGGGCCCGCTGGCCGCCAGTGCCACGACGTGGACGAGTGTGCTCAGCCCCACGCGTGCCCGCAGCTCTGCATCAACATTCCCGGCTCCTTCCGCTGCGCCTGCCGGCCCGGCTTCCAGCGGCAGCCGGGAGGCGATTCCTGCCTGGATGTGGACGAGTGCCTGCGGGATCCGTGTCCCGGCGCCTGCCGCAACTTCCCCGGCGGCTACGAGTGCCTGTGCCCGCCTGGCTCCCGCCGGGATGAGGATGGGCACGGCTGCAGGCCCGGAGAGGCGATCCCAAGCAGCATCCCGCAGACCTCCAGCAGCATCCCGCAGAGCTCCGGCAGCATCCCGCAGAATTCCAGCATC ATCCCGCGGAGCTCCGGCATCCCACGCACCACACGCGTCCCATGGACCACGAGCACCCCGCGGACTCCGGGAATGCCCACGGCGGGATCGGGAGGCGGCTCGGACGAGCACAGCGCAGACGGGCCGCGGCTGCTGCTCTATTACATCGTGGGCAGCCTGGTggccatcctgctcctgctggcgtTCGCCCTGGCGCTCGTGGCTTGTAGGAGAAGGGCGGCCAGGAGGGAGAAGCCGGCGGCCAAAAGCGCGGCCGATAATTATTGCTGGGTGCCCGAGCAGCCCGAGAGCCGCGGGGAGCGCAGGTAG
- the THBD gene encoding thrombomodulin has product MRPLLPLLLLGTVALGQPRDVFPAGAQCLEHECFAVFWAARPFSAASEGCERGGGHLMTVRSTVAEEAIALLLQNRAGRLWLGLSLAPSLSCTEPSQRLRGFRWVTGDRSTDYTNWAPSGRRCGERCVTVSRELRWEERRCDEAADGFLCQYSYGGSCPRLAAPQGVLVTYATPFGARGAEFLALPPRSVAFIPEFGLELRCDEDGDSAGPRWSRDIPGAWPCEVAGGGCAGTCGEERGRPRCSCAEGTVLAADGRGCRSLCEGSPCHHHCVVADGSFVCMCFVGYRLAADGVGCEDIDDCASEPGPCEQQCVNTQGGFECRCHSGYAMVDGRCQPRPPCLEAPCQQRCEELPHGYRCACDPGYAVDPRDATACRLYCNATECPAVCGAGGSCDCPEGFVLDGSDLCVDLDECDSGHCEFNCTNTPGSYQCHCPHGRYLRDNECLPIPDGDGDEAFSGDSEPVPPTPVPSRPPPKAERLHPGLLVAIAAGALLSLLALLALGLHLARKRCRSHGSMDYKYSGPQEKELGLQPVPSAQKP; this is encoded by the coding sequence ATGcggccgctgctgccgctgctgctgctgggcacgGTGGCGCTGGGCCAGCCGCGGGACGTGTTCCCCGCGGGCGCGCAGTGCCTGGAGCACGAGTGTTTCGCCGTGTTCTGGGCGGCCCGGCCCTTCTCGGCCGCCAGCGAGGGCTgcgagcggggcggggggcaccTCATGACCGTGCGCTCCACCGTGGCCGAGGAGGCGATCgcgctgctgctgcagaaccGCGCGGGGCGGCTCTGGCTCGGGCTGTCGCTGGCGCCGTCCTTGTCCTGCACCGAGCCCAGCCAGCGGCTCCGCGGCTTCCGCTGGGTCACCGGCGACCGCAGCACCGACTACACCAACTGGGCGccgtcggggcggcgctgcggcGAGCGCTGCGTGACCGTGTCCCGGGAGCTGCGCTGGGAGGAGCGGCGCTGCGACGAGGCGGCCGACGGCTTCCTCTGCCAGTACAGCTACGGCGGCAGCTGTCCCCGCCTGGCCGCCCCGCAGGGCGTCCTCGTCACCTACGCCACCCCGTTCGGCGCCCGCGGAGCGGAGTTCCTGGCGCTGCCCCCGCGCAGCGTGGCCTTCATCCCTGAGTTCGGGCTGGAGCTGCGCTGCGACGAGGATGGGGACAGCGCGGGGCCGCGCTGGAGCCGCGACATCCCGGGAGCGTGGCCCTGCGAGGTGGCCGGCGGCGGCTGCGCGGGGACGTGCGGAGAGGAGCGCGGGCGGCCGCGCTGCTCCTGCGCCGAGGGCACGGTGCTGGCCGCGGACGGGCGCGGCTGTCGCTCCCTCTGCGAGGGGTCGCCGTGCCACCATCACTGCGTGGTGGCCGACGGCTCCTTCGTGTGCATGTGCTTCGTGGGCTACCGGCTGGCGGCCGACGGCGTCGGCTGCGAGGACATCGACGACTGCGCCAGCGAGCCCGGCCCGTGCGAGCAGCAGTGCGTGAACACCCAGGGCGGCTTCGAGTGCCGCTGTCACAGCGGCTACGCGATGGTGGACGGGCGCTGCCAGCCCCGGCCGCCCTGCCTCGAGGCGCCGTGCCAGCAGCGCTGCGAGGAGCTGCCCCACGGCTACCGCTGCGCTTGCGACCCCGGCTACGCCGTGGACCCGCGGGACGCCACCGCCTGTCGCCTGTACTGCAACGCCACCGAGTGCCCGGCCGTGTGCGGGGCCGGCGGCAGCTGCGATTGTCCTGAGGGCTTCGTGCTGGACGGCAGCGACCTGTGCGTGGACCTGGATGAGTGCGACAGCGGTCACTGCGAGTTCAACTGCACCAACACCCCCGGCAGCTACCAGTGCCACTGTCCCCACGGCCGGTACCTCCGCGACAACGAGTGCCTCCCCATCCCGGACGGGGACGGCGACGAAGCGTTCTCGGGCGATTCGGAGCCCGTCCCGCCCACGCCCGTGCCCAGCCGGCCCCCGCCCAAGGCCGAGCGGCTGCACCcggggctgctggtggccaTCGCCGCGGGTGCcctcctgagcctgctggcGCTGCTGGCGCTGGGATTGCACCTGGCCAGGAAGCGCTGCCGCTCCCACGGCTCCATGGATTACAAGTACAGCGGCCcccaggagaaggagctggggcTTCAGCCGGTCCCCTCCGCACAGAAGCCGTAG
- the SSTR4 gene encoding somatostatin receptor type 4, with protein MRCQGNHSSSISCLPPEPRGMRGRGPDLPGHLIQVKQDFPLETDPTGASSHSGCFPPPGRREAPSVPGIPRGRPHCRCSPAHGCPPAMSTDAEQRIPLWSISSWASSETPPNSSAAAAAGEAPERGGNAAGMAGTAGMAGMVVLQCVYGLVCLLGLLGNALVIFVILRYAKMKTATNIYLLNLAIADELFMLSVPFVATAAALRRWPFGRALCRTVLGVDGLNMFSSVFCLTVLSLDRYIAVVHPLRAASYRRPRVAKLVNGGVWLLALLVASPIPVFAGTAVTGDGRAVACDLLWPSPAWAAAFVVYSSALGFVLPVVAMALCYLLLAGKMRVVAQGVGWRQRRRSEGKLTRLVVTVVAAFVVCWLPFYVVQLLELLLPGRLDASAHNASLLLSYSNSCANPILYGLLSENFRNSFHGVLRRCRDSGLCCCRAGDGDGGDSEDEEEPLDYCAAPRGDNKGCVCPPLPCQQHPLRPQPCCAPGALLPKTTPF; from the exons ATGCGTTGCCAAGGCAACCATTCCTCTTCCATCTCCTGCCTCCCCCCGGAGCCGCGGGGGATGCGAGGGCGGG GTCCGGATCTTCCCGGTCATCTGATCCAGGTCAAGCAGGACTTTCCGTTGGAGACGGATCCCACCGGAGCATCTTCCCACAGCGGCTGCTTCCCCCCGCCAGGAAGGCGTGAGGCTCCTTCCGTCCCTGGAATACCGAGAG GTCGACCCCATTGCCGGTGCTCTCCCGCCCATGGATGCCCTCCCGCCATGAGCACGGACGCCGAGCAGAGAATTCCCCTCTGGAGCATCTCCAGCTGGGCCAGCTCTGAGACGCCCCCCAACagcagcgcggcggcggcggcgggagagGCTCCGGAGCGCGGCGGGAACGCGGCGGGAATGGCGGGAACGGCGGGAATGGCGGGAATGGTGGTGCTGCAGTGCGTCTACGGCCTGGTgtgcctgctggggctgctgggcaaCGCGCTGGTCATCTTCGTCATCCTGCGCTACGCCAAGATGAAGACGGCCACCAACATCTACCTGCTCAACCTGGCCATCGCCGACGAGCTCTTCATGCTCAGCGTGCCCTTCGTGGCCAcggcggcggcgctgcggcGCTGGCCCTTCGGCCGCGCGCTCTGCCGGACCGTGCTGGGCGTGGACGGCCTCAACATGTTCAGCAGCGTCTTCTGCCTCACGGTGCTCAGCCTGGACCGCTACATCGCCGTGGTGCACCCGCTGCGCGCCGCCTCCTACCGCCGCCCACGCGTGGCCAAGCTGGTCAACGGCGGCGTGTGGCTGCTGGCGCTGCTGGTGGCCTCGCCCATCCCGGTGTTCGCCGGCACGGCGGTGACCGGCGACGGGCGGGCGGTGGCCTGCGACCTGCTGTGGCCCAGCCCGGCGTGGGCGGCCGCCTTCGTGGTGTACAGCAGCGCGCTGGGCTTCGTGCTGCCCGTGGTGGCCATGGCGCTGTGCTACCTGCTGCTGGCGGGCAAGATGCGGGTGGTGGCGCAGGGCGTGGGgtggcggcagcggcggcgctCCGAGGGGAAGCTGACGCGCCTGGTGGTCACCGTGGTGGCCGCCTTCGTGGTCTGCTGGCTGCCCTTCTACgtggtgcagctgctggagctgctgctgcccggcCGGCTGGACGCCAGCGCGCACAACgcctcgctgctgctcagcTACTCCAACAGCTGCGCCAACCCCATCCTCTACGGATTGCTCTCCGAGAATTTCCGGAATTCCTTCCACGGCGTGCTGCGCCGCTGCCGGGATTCCggcctgtgctgctgccgcGCCGGCGACGGGGACGGAGGGGACagcgaggacgaggaggagccCCTGGATTACTGCGCCGCGCCCCGCGGCGACAACAAGGGCTGCGTGTgtccccccctgccctgccagcagcaccccctgcgcccccagccctgctgcgcGCCCGGAGCCCTCCTGCCCAAAACCACTCCCTTCTAG